GGCTGGAGCTGCTCTTCGGGAATGTTGCGGAGCGCGAACAGGCCGGCATAGGTGAGATCGACCTGGAAGGCGGTGCGGCCCTCGGACTTGGCGCCGACCTCGATCTTCAGCGTGACCTCATGGACCTCGTCGCCGAGGCGGAAGGCGCCGATGTTGAACTGGACGTCGATCTGGGGCTGGCCCTGCCACTGATAGACGCCTGGCGCGTTCGGGTTCTCGAACGAGAGATCCTTCACATATTGCGAGATGACGCCGATCTGGGGAGAGGTGTCCTCGCCGTTGGTCTGCAATTCGTTCACGCCCGCAACGCCTTCTTCTTCGGCCATTTCGATACACCTTCGAGAAAAGAGGAGAA
This portion of the Sphingomonas sp. LY54 genome encodes:
- the secB gene encoding protein-export chaperone SecB codes for the protein MAEEEGVAGVNELQTNGEDTSPQIGVISQYVKDLSFENPNAPGVYQWQGQPQIDVQFNIGAFRLGDEVHEVTLKIEVGAKSEGRTAFQVDLTYAGLFALRNIPEEQLQPFLLAEAPRLLFPFARRVVADAVQDGGFPPLMLDPIDFGALYMQRAAQQQAEGGEFTAPEVTGQA